Part of the Salinimonas lutimaris genome, ATTTTTGACCGTAACGGCATATTACTGGCCGAAAACCGCCCGGTTTTCAGTTTGGAAGTCATTCCTGAACAAATAGATGATTTAAATACCACGCTTGATCGCCTGCAACGCTTGATGGGCATCAGTGATGAAGAGCGTCAGGACTTTATGGACGACCTTAAGGGTCAGCGCCGGTTCAAACCGGTTGCTCTGCGTACTCAGCTAAGCGAAGACGAAGTCGCTCGCTTCTCCGCCCATCAGCACAGATTTCCGGGCGTGTCGATTGAAGCTCGCTTGTCACGCCATTACCCGTATGGCGACACCCTGACACATATGCTGGGCTATGTGGCCAAAATCAATAAAAAAGACATGCAGAAAATATCTGAAGCCGGTGAAGCCGATAACTACGCAGCCACCCATGATATTGGCAAACTGGGTATTGAAAAATACCATGAGGATATTTTGCATGGCGAGGTGGGTTATCAGCAGGTCGAAGTAAACAGTCAGGGCCGGATCATCCGAACCCTGAGCGTGGAGCCGCCGGTGCCGGGTAAAGATATTGTACTGAATATCGATTTACGCCTGCAGCAGGCGGTTCAAAAGACCCTGGAAAGTCAGCGTGGTACGGTGGTGGTCAGCGACCCGAACTCGGGTGGCGTACTGGCGCTGTATTCTAATCCCAGTTACGATCCGAACCTGTTTGTGCATGGTATCAGTAGTAAAAATTACAGTGGCCTGCTTAATTCGCCGGACCGCCCGCTGATTAACCGGGCCACGCAGGGCCAGTATCCGCCCGCCTCCACCATCAAGCCCCATCTGGCACTGGTGGGTCTGGATTCAGGGACCATTGATAAGCAGTACACCATCAACGACACCGGCCGCTACCGCTTGCCGAATGTATCTCATGTCTGGCGCGACTGGCGTAAATGGGGACATGGTAAGGTCAATGTCACCAAGGCAATCGAGGTGTCCTGCGACACCTTTTATTACGACCTGGCCTATAAACTGGGTATAGATAAAATCAACGAAACTATGACTGAATTTGGTTTTGGTGACTACACGGGTATCGATTTGTACGAAGAGTCTGATGGCAATATGCCCAGCCGGGGCTGGAAACGGGCCCGCTTTAATCAGCCCTGGTACATTGGAGATACCATACCGGTGGGCATTGGCCAAAGCTTCTGGACAGCCACACCCATACAGCTGAATCAGTCAGTCAACACCCTGATTAATCACGGTACACGGTATGTGCCGCAATTGCTGCGCGGGTTTATGTATGATGACGGCAGTGTGGCGCTGGAAGCCCCTAAAACCCTGCGCCCGTACCAGGTGCAAAGCGATAAACACTGGGACACGGTGTTAGACGGCATGTGGCATGTGGTGAACGGATCAGAAGGAACCGGACGCAAAGCCTTTGAGGATGCCAACTATGTCTCAGCGGGTAAATCCGGTACCGCCCAGCTGTTTTCTATTGGTCAGAATGAGTCGTATCAGGCCGATAAGGTGGCCGAGCACTTGCGAGACAACGCCATGTATATTGGCTATGCGCCCTATAAGGACCCTCAGGTTAACGTGACCGTGGTGATTGAAAATGCAGGTGGTGGTAGCTCCAATGCCGCGCCGGTTGCCCGTCAGATTATGGATTATTATTTTGAAAATATTTCGGCCAATCCTCCGGCAAACCAGGACACTGACCAGGAGGCTGCACCATGAAACAAAAGAAAACGCAGATACAGAATAAAACCAGTCTGCTGGAACGATTGCATATTGATGGTGTGCTGATGGCCGGTTTGCTGGTGTTAATGGCAGTCGGTCTGGTGACCCTGTACTCCGCATCCGGGCAGGATGTAGGCCAGATTGATCGTCAGCTGGCCCGTCTGGGTGTGGGCACGCTAGTCATGTTTGGTATGGCGCAGGTGCCGCCGATGGCTTACCGCAGACTGTCCACCTACGCCTATATTGCCGGGCTACTAATGCTAATCGCCGTGCTGTTGTTCGGGGATATGGGGAAAGGTGCTCAGCGCTGGCTGGACCTGAAATTTATCCGCTTTCAGCCATCAGAACTGATGAAACTGGCGGTTCCTATGATGGTAGCCTGGTACATCAGTAAATTTACCCTGCCCCCCAAGACTACGCATATTATTACCGGCTTTATTCTGGTGGTTGTACCCACTATTCTGATCGCCAAGCAACCGGATCTGGGCACCTCTCTGCTGGTTGCCAGCTCCGGTATTTTCGCGATTTTTCTGGCCGGTATGAGTTGGCGGCTGATTGCGCTTGTTGCAGGCATGGTCGGTGCATTTTTACCAGTCATGTGGTTCTTTTTAATGAAAGAATATCAAAAGCAGCGGGTACTGACTTTTCTGAATCCGGAAAGCGATCCGCTGGGCTCTGGCTATCATATTATTCAGTCAAAAATTGCCATCGGCTCAGGTGGCCTTGAGGGTAAAGGCTGGTTACATGGCACCCAGTCCCAGCTGGAGTTTTTACCCGAACGACATACCGATTTTATTTTTGCTGTTTTTTCAGAAGAGTTTGGCCTGGCCGGCATTCTGGCCCTGCTGGCAATTTATATTTTTATTATTGGCCGTGGGCTGATGATTGCTAACCGGGCGCAGGACGCCTACAGTAAATTACTGGCCGGCAGCATTACCCTGACCTTTTTTGTTTATGTTTTTGTTAACATGGGCATGGTATCAGGACTGTTACCGGTGGTAGGCGTGCCTTTACCGCTAGTCAGTTATGGTGGCACCTCAATGGTGACTTTGATGGCCGGTTTTGGCATTCTGATGGCCATAGGAACTCAAAAGCGCTTCTTATCACGATGATAAAGCAGATATTTCAGCTGCTCGTAGTCAGCAGCATTATATTACTGACCGCCTGTCAGTCTTCTGGCCGGTATGCTCAGCACCAGGACTCGGCCCCCAACAGCGGCCATGATCAGCTTGATATGCGTGATGTCACGCCCCGCTATGAGCCGTATAAGCCGTTTAACAGCCGGGCTTATGAGGTGCTGGGCAAACGCTATTACCCCATGCAGACCGGCAAAGGTTTTACTCAGGAGGGTTTTGCATCCTGGTATGGTCAGAAATTCCATGGCCATCTGACCTCCAATGGTGAAACCTACAATATGTTCGCCATGACCGCTGCGCACAAAACCCTGCCGCTGCCCAGTTTTGTCCGGGTCACTAACCTGGCTAATGGTCGCAGTGCGGTTGTCAGGGTTAATGACCGCGGGCCATTTCATTCCGACCGCATCATCGATTTGTCCTACGCTGCCGCTATCCGGCTGGGATATCAAAAACACGGCACGGCAAAAGTGCGCCTGGAAGTTATTCATTTTGATGAAAACAATAATGTCACGGTAGGTAACCAGCCCACCGTCAGTTACGCCGAATATGCCGGGCTGACACCACCAACACCCGCACCGGCCACAGAGCCTGAACCGGACATGGCAGTAGTACAGGCATCTCAGCCACAGCCCGATACTCCGGCACCGGCTGAGGTATCGGAAACCTTTATTCAGGTGGCAGCCTTAAGTGACCTGCAACGGGCGCAGTCTGTTTCTGATGTTTTGTCTGCGCTGTATCAGGTTCCGGCTCAGATTCCACTGATAGATAATATCTACAAGCTGCGTTTAGGGCCGCTCAAAGACCGTTTTCAGGTACAAATGCTGTTGGATGAGCTGAAAAATAATGGCTATCCACACGCCTATGCTGTCAGTGAAAATTTATAATATTCTTCTTGTTTAGCCGGTCAGGTAATGAATTCTGGGTAAAATATGGCGCTCATCTGCCTTATTCGTGCCACTGGCGAGGAAATGCTGTTTTTCAAAGCAAAAAGGGTAAACTTTTGCGCCGAAAACTAGTCCTACTGTGGGGCTTACGTTACACTTTCGTTTCTGACCTAGTTAGCAACATCAACACGGTAAAAAATAGTAATCATGCATAATAATATTAATTGCGCTAAATCGTCAGTACGTGCCCGTTTTGCGGCACTGTTTACGCTGATGCTGTCGATATTTTGCATATCGGCCCAGGCCGCTGTCGTCACCCCCCCAGCTCCGGAGGTAAATGCCGAAGGTTTTGTCCTGATGGACTATGACACCGGGCAAATCATCGCTGAGAAAAATGCGGATATGCAGCTTGCACCGGCCAGCCTGACCAAGATGATGACCACCTATGTGATCGGTAAGGAACTGGAAGCCGGCAACATCAGTCTGAATGATGAAGTGACCATTTCTGAAAATGCGTGGGCCAAAAAATTTCCTGATTCTTCAAAAATGTTCATTGAAGTGGGCACCCAGGTCAAAGTGTCTGATTTGCTGCGTGGCATTATTATTCAGTCAGGCAACGACGCCTGTGTGGCTATGGCAGAACATGTGGCCGGCTCTGAAGATGCATTTGCCAGTATGATGAACGCTCATGCCGCTGCACTGGGCATGAATTCATCGCATTTTGTAAACAGCCATGGTCTGCATGATCCTGATCACTACACAACTCCACATGATATGGCGAAGCTGTCCCGCGCTCTGGTGGGCGAAACACCGGAAATTTACAGCATGTATAGCGAAAAAGAATTCGCTTACAACGGCATTAAACAATATAACCGTAACAGTCTGCTATGGGACAAAAGCCTGAATGTTGATGGTATTAAAACCGGTCATACTTCGGATGCCGGCTACAGTCTGATTACCTCTGCCGAACAAGGTGGTATGCGTTTGATTTCAGTTGTTATGGGCACCGACAGCGACCGCGCCCGTAAAACAGAAAACAAAAAGCTGCTGCGTTATGGCTTCCGTTTTTATGAAACAGTCACCCCGTATAAAGCCGGCGAAAGTTTTGTGTCGCACCGCATTTACATGGGCGACCGTGACACGGTGGATTTAGGCATTAACCAGGCCACGCCAATCACCATTCCACGTGGACAGGCAGAAAATCTGGAAGCCAACTTTGAACTGGATAAAAAGCTCGAGGCGCCACTGGAAAAAGGTCAGGTTGTTGGCACCCTGTATATTCAGCTGGACGGCAAAGATGTGGCGAAGTATCCGCTGGTGACCTTACAGGAAGTTAACGAAGGCGGTTTATTTGACCGTGTATACGACTGGGCAATGTTACAGATCGGTTGGGAAGAGTAAACAGTCTCATAAATCCTAACTAAACCTAGTTCTAAGGCGGCCAGATTTGTTACAATCTGGCCGTTTTTATTTGTACTAAAGGATATCGCATGGATACCCGTTTTGATGAATTGCTGGACTTCCCGACATTTCAGACATTTAAAGTCATGGGCGTAGCTGATGAGGCGCTCCCCGAACAGGTTATTGCCTGTTTGCAGGAGCACGCCCCCGGTGACTATACCCCTACTGTTAAGCCCAGTAGCAAAGGTAACTATCATTCTGTGTCTGTCAGCGTTAAGGTAACCAGCAAGGAACATATGGAAACCATCTATACCGAACTGGCCAAGATTGAATTGGTGAGAGTAGTATTATAAGTGGATAATCAGGCCCCCATTATTATCAGGCAGCTGGGGCGCATGCCCTACACGCCGGTATGGCAGAAAATGCAGTCCTTTACCGATACCCGGGATCAGGATGCAACAGATGAAATCTGGCTGGTTGAACATGATGCTGTTTTTACCCAGGGCCAGGCGGGTAAGGCAGAACATATACTGATGCCCGGAGATATTCCGGTGGTCAATGTAGACCGGGGGGGCCAGGTTACTTACCATGGACCAGGCCAGCAGGTCATTTATCTGCTGTTGGACATCAAGCGCCGTAAACTGGGCGTTCGTCATCTGGTCACCGCTATGGAAAATGCGGTCATTGCGCTGCTGGCACAAAGCAACATCAGCGCCTACGCCAAACAGGATGCACCGGGCGTTTATGTGGATGAACAGAAAGTCTGCTCGCTGGGGCTTCGTATTCGCCGCGGCTGCTCGTTCCATGGTCTGGCCCTGAACGTGGCGATGGACCTGTCCCCGTTTGACAGGATTAATCCATGTGGTTATGCGGGCATGCAAATGGTCGATACACAGCGGCTTGGCGGTCCGGACAATCTTGAAGTTGCCGGCCCTGCCCTCATAAAGACATTACTGAATGAATTAGCCATTCATCACACACATTACAAAGAAGGTTTTGATGAGTAACGCACGTCCTCAAGCCGGAGTGAAGCTCCGCGACGATGAAAAAGTCAAACATATTCCCGTTACAGTAATTCCCACTGAAAAAGAAGAAATGCTGCGCAAGCCTGAATGGATAAAGATCAAGCTGCCACGCACAACGGACAAAATCGATCATATTAAAAAGACGCTGCGCAAGAATAACCTGCACTCCGTCTGCGAAGAAGCCAGTTGTCCGAATCTGGCAGAATGCTTTAACCACGGTACGGCCACGTTCATGATTCTGGGTGATATTTGCACCCGTCGTTGCCCGTTCTGTGATGTGGGTCATGGTAAGCCACTGCCTCCGTCAGCCGAAGAACCGCTGAAACTGGCTACCACCATTGCTGAGATGAATCTTAAGTACGTGGTAATCACCTCGGTGGACCGCGATGACCTGCGCGATGGCGGTGCTCAGCATTTTGTTGACTGCATTAATGCTATTCGCGAACATAGTCCGCAAACAACCATTGAAGTCTTAGTGCCTGATTTTCGTGGCCGGATGGACCGTGCTCTGGAGATTTTTAAAAATGGAGTACCGGATGTCTTCAACCACAATCTGGAAACCATCCCACGTCTGTACCGGGAATGTCGCCCGGGCGCGAACTACCAGTGGTCTCTGGATCTGCTGAAAAAGTTCAAGGAACAACATCCTGAAATCCCGACCAAATCAGGTCTGATGATGGGTATGGGTGAAGAAAACGAAGAAATTCAGACAGTACTTCAGGACCTGCGTGTTCACAATGTAGACATGCTGACGCTGGGTCAGTATCTGCAACCTAGCCGCCACCATTATCCGGTGAAGCGTTATGTGCATCCGACTGAATTTGATGAGCTGGGCGACTTTGCCCGTAGCATTGGCTTTACCCAGGCTGCGTGTGGTCCTATGGTTCGTTCAAGCTATCATGCTGACCAGCAGGCTGCTGGTAAAGAAGTAAAATAATCGGTAGCCATGACAAATAAAACATGAACAATAAAAAAGGCCAGCACTGACAAAGTGCTGGGCTTTTTTGTATCAGTGCAACCGGTTAGTCCAGCTGCAATTTATCCATCAACAACACAGCCTGCGTACGAGTGTTAATTTCCAGTTTACGCAAAATGGCACTGATATGCGCCTTGATAGTAGCTTCGGTAACATTCATTTCATGCGCAATCTGCTTGTTCATCAAGCCTGCGCGTAAGAATGATAATACCTGAATTTGCTTGGGTGTCAGCTCTCTGAAACGTTGCAATAAGGTCGCCAGCTCTTCATTCACGGCCTCCAATTCAGCCTGCATGGATTCAGGTACCCAGGTTTCGCCCTGAGTAATTTTCATAATCGCATCGGCCATCTCTTTGGTCGGCGACGATTTAGGAATAAAACCCTGTGCGCCCAGGCTCATGACCTGTGCCACGACTTCTACCCCTTCGCTGGCAGATACTACTGCAATAGGCAGATCCGGGTACGCTTCCCGAATAGTGATAAGCCCATTGAAATATTCTGCACCAGGCATGGTTAAATCCAGCAGCACCAGATTGATAGCACGCTGACTGTTCAGCGTTGTCATCGCAGACTCAAGTGAGTCTGCTTCTAAAATTTCTGCATCTTTAAAATAAGGTGCCAGAGCACCGCGCAGTGCCTCACGAAACAACGGATGATCGTCGGCTACCAGTATCTGCGTCATACTAATCTCAAAACCTTTTTATTGTTTGCGTACAGTAATACTTTAGACTAAGAAGGGAAAGTGAAAAAGATCAAAACACCAAATTAAACAGCAAGATTTCCGTATCAGTAATTGGAAAATACTGTCAACAAGGTAGAATTGCCGCCATCCCTGATTAGTAAAGGCAAGCCAACGTGCACAAACCAGACAATATCTTCGCCAACCCCATGGAGTCGGTGGAAGATTTCAAATTTGACGAAGCCGTCGCTGATGTATTCCCGGATATGATTCAACGCTCAGTGCCGGGATACCAGACTATTGTACACACCATCGGTGAACTTGCCAGCCGTTATGTTAAAACCGCCACCCGGGTTTATGATTTAGGTTGTTCATTAGGCGCTGCCAGCCTGTCGGTGGCACGTGGCACCGCCAACACGCCCTGCGACATTATAGCTGTTGATGCTTCACAAGCTATGACCGAGGGCTGCGAACGCCGGATTAAGTCATTTTCTTTACCCAATCCGATTACCGTACAGTGTGATCTTGCCCAGAATACGAATATCACTAATGCATCAATGGTGGTGATGAATTTTACGCTCCAGTTTATTCAGCCAGAGTTACGGCTTGATTTGCTAAAACAAATCTATGCGGGTCTGAATCCTGGCGGAATTCTGGTGCTGTCTGAAAAGATCAGCCATGAAACCCTGCAGGGCAATGAATTGCTGATTGATTTACACCATCAGTTTAAACGCGATAACGGTTACAGTGAGCTGGAAGTGTCCCAGAAACGTGCGGCGCTGGAAAACGTCATGCTGACCGATTCGTTTTCCCAGCATGATCAGCGCCTGCGCGAGGCGGGTTTCAGCGATGTTGTAATGTGGTACAAATGCTATAACTTCATGTCTCTGGTCGCCATTAAAGGAGACGCTACAGATGCATAAACTGGTTGAACAATGGACAGCTGATGCTTACCGCGAGCTGCTTGACTCTCCGTTACGTCACTGGCTTGAAACGCTGCCGGCGCAGATGCAACAGTGGTCTTCCACCGGCCAGCATGGCGAATTTAATAAATGGTGCCGTCTGCTGGAGAAACTACCGGTAACCCATCCGTCACAATGCGAGCTTGGCAGTGAAGTTCGCATTGGTAGTGCGGCAGACATTGATACCTATACCCACAAACAGATAGACGGTTTGCTGCGTCAGTTTATGCCCTGGCGCAAAGGTCCTTTTCATGTACACGGCATTCATATAGATACCGAGTGGCGTTCAGACTGGAAGTGGGAACGGGTCGCCGGGCACATCAGCGATCTGAACAACCGTCAGGTACTGGACGTGGGCTGTGGCAGTGGTTACCACCTGTGGCGGATGCATGGCGCAGGCGCTAAGGCCGTGTACGGTATCGACCCCACTCAGCTGTTTTATATTCAGTTTCAGGCTATCAAGCATTTTGTTGGTCAGGCGCCGGTTCATTTCCTGCCGCTGGGTATTGAACAGATGCAGCCGCTTGAAGCCTTTGATACGGTATTTTCAATGGGCGTATTGTACCACCGCAAAGATCCAATCCAGTTCCTGGAACAATTGAAAATGCAATTGCGTCGTGGTGGTGAACTGATACTTGAAACCCTGGTGGTGGAAGGCGATGAACATACTGCCCTGATGCCGGTTGACCGGTATGCCCAGATGCGTAACGTGTGGTTTTTACCCAGCGTTGACGCGCTGACACTGTGGCTAAGCCGGCTGGGATTTGTGGATATCAGACTGGCTGACATTAATGATACTACGCTGGACGAACAGCGGGCAACGGACTGGATGCAGGGTCAGTCACTGCAAGATTTTCTGGACCCTGAAGATCTTTCACTGACAGTGGAAGGCTATCCGGCCCCCAAACGGGCAGTACTGGTTGCCACGCGCAAGTAAGACCACATAACACTTGCCAGAGCCGGGACTTGGCATAATAGTTGTAACCTGTCTTTCACCGATAATGTGCGAATACGCACCAGGACAGGTAGTGATATGGAGCTTGAGCGATTTTTAGCGGACCACCAGTTACCCGAAGGCTATGGACACATTGCACAAAAATGGTTCATTCCGCTTGCCGAAGAAATTCTCACGCACAAAGAAAGTGCATCGACACCTTTCTTTGTTGGCGTTAACGGCTGTCAGGGGTCGGGCAAATCGACCCTCTGTGACTTTTTAAAGTTTTATCTGGAAGCACAGAACCACCAGGTGGTGGTACTGTCGCTGGATGATTTTTACCTTAGCCAACCTGCCCGTGTCACTCTGGCTGAGCAGGTTCATCCCCTGCTGGCTACCCGGGGTGTGCCAGGCACTCACGATACTGACCTGGCCCAACAGGTTATCGCTTCACTGCAACAGGGACAGAGCGTGGCCCTGCCGCGTTTTAATAAAGCAACGGACAATCCTTATCCAACTGAACAATGGCCTGTGATCAATAACCGGACCGATATCGTTCTAATGGAAGGTTGGTGCTGGGGAGTACCACCGCAAGACAGCGCAGCGCTTGCTGAACCGGTGAATTCACTTGAGCAAAACGAAGATTCGGATGGCCGGTGGCGACATTATGTTAACGACCAGCTTGCCGCTGCCTATCAGCCCTTATTTGATGCCATGCAATACTGGGTCATGCTCAAAGGACCTTCTTTTGATCATGTGTACCAGTGGCGCTGTGAACAGGAACACAAACTGATTGCCCGGTTGGTTCGCGAAGGCGTACCGGATGCCCGTCAGCAAGGTATGACCGATGCGCAAATCAGTCGATTTATCCAACACTATCAGCGCCTGACCGAGCATGGTTTTGCGCAATTGCCCCAGCACTGTCACACGGTATTTGAACTTGATGGTGATCGCCAGATCACCGGTGTACAAAAAGGGAACGTATGAATCAGCCACAGATGATGGTGTTTACTGATATGGATGGGACGCTGCTTGACCACCATACCTATAGTTTTGACGCGGCCAAACCCACACTGGCGGCCCTTCATCAGCGGCATGTACCGGTGATCCCCACCACCAGCAAAACCTTTGCAGAAATGCTGGTATTGCGGGAGCAAATCGGGCTGACTGGCGCATTTATCGTCGAAAACGGCGCGGCAGCCTACATTCCGCATGGCTTTTTTGACCAGAAACCAGCCGGCACGGTGTGGCAGGACGGTTTCTGGTGCAAATCGTTTATTTCCGGCAAAAACTACTGGCTTAAATTGCTGGAAAAGATTAAACCAGAATTTGCCGGTGAATTTGCTCATTTTTCGCAAATGTCGGTGACCGACATTATGGATGCCACCGGTCTGGACGAGCCATCCGCCAAACTGGCTGCACAGCGTCAGTTTGGTGAGCCGGTACTGTGGCAGTCATCCGAAGAACGCAAACAGGCTTTTATGCAGGATGTGATAAACCGGGGCGGTTATCCGCTGGAAGGCGGACGGTTTATTCATATCTCCGGCGACTGTAATAAAGGCGCGGCCCTGCAGTGGCTAACTGAAGAATATCAGCGCCAGACCGGCACTCCCTGTCAGTCCGTGGCGCTGGGCGACGGTAAAAACGATATTGCCATGCTGGAAGCGGCGGATATTGCCGTACGAATTGCCTCGCCCAGCCATGCTCCCCCCGAATTACAAAAAGAAGAACAGGTTTACACCAGTACCCAACTCGGCCCAGAAGGCTGGAATGAAATATTAACAAAATTGCTTTCATTGCATGATTAGGAGGACACATGGCCGATTTTTACCAAAATGGTGTGGTCACAACTTTACATAACCTGGCAAACCGCCCGACCGAAGAATTAGAAGCAGAGCTTTTACGATTTTCTCAAAAGCGCCCGATGGCGCTGATACTGCCTTCTTTGTATTCGGAGCTGGAAGGCGAAGCCCTGCCCCATATTCTTGATGAGCTGACCAACGTACCCTACCTGTCAGAAATTGTGATTGGGCTGGACAGATCCACCAAGGAACAGTACCAGCATGCGCTGAAGTTTTTCGGCCGCCTGCCCCAGCACCACCGGGTTCTGTGGAACGATGGCCCGCGTCTTAAAGCCATTGATGAGGAACTGACCGAGCTGGGTCTGGCCCCGAAAGAATTGGGCAAAGGCCGGAATGTCTGGTACTGCATGGGCTATATTCTGGCCTCAAACCGCGCTGAGTCTGTTGCTCTGCACGACTGCGATATTCTGACCTATAACCGTGATCTGCTGGCCCGCCTGATTTATCCGGTAGCCAACCCAATGTTCAACTATGAATTCTGTAAGGGTTACTACGCCCGGGTAGCTGACGGCAAAATCAACGGCAGGGTGTCTCGCTTACTGGTTACGCCATTGCTGCGGGCGCTTAAACGCACTCTGGGCGACAACGAATACCTGGAATTTATGGACAGCTTCCGGTATCCGCTGGCCGGTGAATTTTCATTTCGCCGGGACGTGCTTAACGACATTCGCATTCCCAGCGACTGGGGACTGGAAATTGGCGTCTTGTCAGAGATGCACCGCAATTACTCTCACAACCGGCTGTGTCAGGCAGATATTGCCGAAACCTATGATCATAA contains:
- a CDS encoding response regulator transcription factor — translated: MTQILVADDHPLFREALRGALAPYFKDAEILEADSLESAMTTLNSQRAINLVLLDLTMPGAEYFNGLITIREAYPDLPIAVVSASEGVEVVAQVMSLGAQGFIPKSSPTKEMADAIMKITQGETWVPESMQAELEAVNEELATLLQRFRELTPKQIQVLSFLRAGLMNKQIAHEMNVTEATIKAHISAILRKLEINTRTQAVLLMDKLQLD
- a CDS encoding septal ring lytic transglycosylase RlpA family protein, encoding MIKQIFQLLVVSSIILLTACQSSGRYAQHQDSAPNSGHDQLDMRDVTPRYEPYKPFNSRAYEVLGKRYYPMQTGKGFTQEGFASWYGQKFHGHLTSNGETYNMFAMTAAHKTLPLPSFVRVTNLANGRSAVVRVNDRGPFHSDRIIDLSYAAAIRLGYQKHGTAKVRLEVIHFDENNNVTVGNQPTVSYAEYAGLTPPTPAPATEPEPDMAVVQASQPQPDTPAPAEVSETFIQVAALSDLQRAQSVSDVLSALYQVPAQIPLIDNIYKLRLGPLKDRFQVQMLLDELKNNGYPHAYAVSENL
- a CDS encoding D-alanyl-D-alanine carboxypeptidase family protein yields the protein MLSIFCISAQAAVVTPPAPEVNAEGFVLMDYDTGQIIAEKNADMQLAPASLTKMMTTYVIGKELEAGNISLNDEVTISENAWAKKFPDSSKMFIEVGTQVKVSDLLRGIIIQSGNDACVAMAEHVAGSEDAFASMMNAHAAALGMNSSHFVNSHGLHDPDHYTTPHDMAKLSRALVGETPEIYSMYSEKEFAYNGIKQYNRNSLLWDKSLNVDGIKTGHTSDAGYSLITSAEQGGMRLISVVMGTDSDRARKTENKKLLRYGFRFYETVTPYKAGESFVSHRIYMGDRDTVDLGINQATPITIPRGQAENLEANFELDKKLEAPLEKGQVVGTLYIQLDGKDVAKYPLVTLQEVNEGGLFDRVYDWAMLQIGWEE
- the cmoA gene encoding carboxy-S-adenosyl-L-methionine synthase CmoA, translated to MHKPDNIFANPMESVEDFKFDEAVADVFPDMIQRSVPGYQTIVHTIGELASRYVKTATRVYDLGCSLGAASLSVARGTANTPCDIIAVDASQAMTEGCERRIKSFSLPNPITVQCDLAQNTNITNASMVVMNFTLQFIQPELRLDLLKQIYAGLNPGGILVLSEKISHETLQGNELLIDLHHQFKRDNGYSELEVSQKRAALENVMLTDSFSQHDQRLREAGFSDVVMWYKCYNFMSLVAIKGDATDA
- the lipB gene encoding lipoyl(octanoyl) transferase LipB; translated protein: MDNQAPIIIRQLGRMPYTPVWQKMQSFTDTRDQDATDEIWLVEHDAVFTQGQAGKAEHILMPGDIPVVNVDRGGQVTYHGPGQQVIYLLLDIKRRKLGVRHLVTAMENAVIALLAQSNISAYAKQDAPGVYVDEQKVCSLGLRIRRGCSFHGLALNVAMDLSPFDRINPCGYAGMQMVDTQRLGGPDNLEVAGPALIKTLLNELAIHHTHYKEGFDE
- the ybeD gene encoding DUF493 family protein YbeD encodes the protein MDTRFDELLDFPTFQTFKVMGVADEALPEQVIACLQEHAPGDYTPTVKPSSKGNYHSVSVSVKVTSKEHMETIYTELAKIELVRVVL
- the rodA gene encoding rod shape-determining protein RodA translates to MKQKKTQIQNKTSLLERLHIDGVLMAGLLVLMAVGLVTLYSASGQDVGQIDRQLARLGVGTLVMFGMAQVPPMAYRRLSTYAYIAGLLMLIAVLLFGDMGKGAQRWLDLKFIRFQPSELMKLAVPMMVAWYISKFTLPPKTTHIITGFILVVVPTILIAKQPDLGTSLLVASSGIFAIFLAGMSWRLIALVAGMVGAFLPVMWFFLMKEYQKQRVLTFLNPESDPLGSGYHIIQSKIAIGSGGLEGKGWLHGTQSQLEFLPERHTDFIFAVFSEEFGLAGILALLAIYIFIIGRGLMIANRAQDAYSKLLAGSITLTFFVYVFVNMGMVSGLLPVVGVPLPLVSYGGTSMVTLMAGFGILMAIGTQKRFLSR
- the mrdA gene encoding penicillin-binding protein 2, yielding MARKRQHIRDHSAEANLFARRALIAMLIVIGMLAIVVSNLYVLQVKHHEDYQTRSNGNRIKVLPVAPNRGLIFDRNGILLAENRPVFSLEVIPEQIDDLNTTLDRLQRLMGISDEERQDFMDDLKGQRRFKPVALRTQLSEDEVARFSAHQHRFPGVSIEARLSRHYPYGDTLTHMLGYVAKINKKDMQKISEAGEADNYAATHDIGKLGIEKYHEDILHGEVGYQQVEVNSQGRIIRTLSVEPPVPGKDIVLNIDLRLQQAVQKTLESQRGTVVVSDPNSGGVLALYSNPSYDPNLFVHGISSKNYSGLLNSPDRPLINRATQGQYPPASTIKPHLALVGLDSGTIDKQYTINDTGRYRLPNVSHVWRDWRKWGHGKVNVTKAIEVSCDTFYYDLAYKLGIDKINETMTEFGFGDYTGIDLYEESDGNMPSRGWKRARFNQPWYIGDTIPVGIGQSFWTATPIQLNQSVNTLINHGTRYVPQLLRGFMYDDGSVALEAPKTLRPYQVQSDKHWDTVLDGMWHVVNGSEGTGRKAFEDANYVSAGKSGTAQLFSIGQNESYQADKVAEHLRDNAMYIGYAPYKDPQVNVTVVIENAGGGSSNAAPVARQIMDYYFENISANPPANQDTDQEAAP
- the lipA gene encoding lipoyl synthase, encoding MSNARPQAGVKLRDDEKVKHIPVTVIPTEKEEMLRKPEWIKIKLPRTTDKIDHIKKTLRKNNLHSVCEEASCPNLAECFNHGTATFMILGDICTRRCPFCDVGHGKPLPPSAEEPLKLATTIAEMNLKYVVITSVDRDDLRDGGAQHFVDCINAIREHSPQTTIEVLVPDFRGRMDRALEIFKNGVPDVFNHNLETIPRLYRECRPGANYQWSLDLLKKFKEQHPEIPTKSGLMMGMGEENEEIQTVLQDLRVHNVDMLTLGQYLQPSRHHYPVKRYVHPTEFDELGDFARSIGFTQAACGPMVRSSYHADQQAAGKEVK